Proteins co-encoded in one Candidatus Kapaibacterium sp. genomic window:
- a CDS encoding TrpB-like pyridoxal phosphate-dependent enzyme has translation MRTKFILDESQLPRAWYNILVDLPDPLPPPLHPVTLQPLRPEDMAPLFPEDLILQEAAAGPYATRFVDIPEPVLEAYRLWRPTPLYRARRLEKLLSTPAEIYYKFEGVSPTGSHKPNTAIAQAFYNKQAGIRRLTTETGAGQWGSALAFACHYFGLECKVYMVSVSYHQKPYRRVLMELYRATVVPSPSADTSVGRRYLEEDPNHPGSLGIAISEAVEDALQREDTHYSLGSVLNHVLLHQTIIGEEALRQMELVGAYPDIVVGCVGGGSNFSGLALPFVREKLLDGRSTRIIAVEPTAAPSLTKGIYTYDFGDTARIVPLLKMHTLGSSYVPPPIHAGGLRYHGMAPIVSYLYHKGLIEAVAVPQRKAFEAGVLFAQAEGIVPAPEASHAIRVVIDEALRCREEGVKRVILFNLCGHGHFDLAGYQRFLTGELEDYEYSKELIERAIAELPTVPEPL, from the coding sequence ATGCGAACGAAGTTTATCCTGGATGAGAGCCAATTACCACGAGCATGGTACAACATCCTGGTGGATCTCCCGGACCCCCTCCCTCCGCCACTCCATCCTGTGACCCTACAGCCTCTACGGCCCGAAGATATGGCTCCACTCTTCCCAGAAGACCTCATTCTCCAGGAAGCTGCAGCAGGCCCATATGCAACCCGCTTCGTGGACATCCCGGAACCTGTATTAGAAGCCTATCGCCTCTGGCGTCCTACACCGCTCTATCGCGCCCGCAGACTAGAGAAGCTCCTGTCCACACCCGCGGAGATTTACTACAAGTTCGAAGGGGTCTCTCCGACAGGCTCGCACAAGCCCAATACTGCAATTGCCCAAGCCTTCTACAACAAACAGGCAGGGATCCGGCGCCTAACGACAGAAACGGGTGCAGGACAATGGGGTAGCGCCCTAGCCTTTGCATGCCACTACTTCGGACTAGAGTGCAAGGTCTACATGGTTAGCGTCTCCTATCACCAGAAGCCCTACCGCCGCGTGCTCATGGAGCTCTATCGAGCCACAGTCGTTCCCTCACCATCTGCAGATACGAGTGTAGGCCGGCGCTATCTTGAAGAAGACCCGAACCATCCCGGCTCCCTTGGGATTGCCATCAGTGAGGCTGTAGAAGATGCCCTCCAACGTGAGGACACCCATTATTCCCTTGGCTCGGTACTCAACCACGTACTGCTCCACCAAACCATTATCGGTGAGGAGGCACTGCGCCAGATGGAGCTCGTCGGAGCATATCCCGACATCGTCGTCGGATGCGTTGGAGGTGGTTCCAACTTCAGCGGATTAGCCCTCCCCTTTGTGCGAGAGAAGCTCCTCGATGGACGCTCGACACGCATCATCGCCGTTGAGCCGACCGCTGCTCCATCACTCACCAAAGGCATCTACACTTACGACTTCGGCGATACGGCTCGCATCGTACCGCTACTCAAGATGCATACGCTCGGCTCCTCATACGTGCCACCTCCTATTCATGCAGGCGGTCTACGCTACCATGGAATGGCACCCATCGTCTCGTACCTCTACCACAAAGGGCTCATCGAAGCCGTTGCTGTCCCTCAGCGAAAGGCATTTGAAGCAGGTGTCCTCTTTGCCCAAGCCGAGGGAATTGTGCCAGCACCAGAAGCAAGCCATGCGATAAGAGTTGTGATTGATGAAGCGCTCCGCTGCCGAGAAGAAGGGGTGAAAAGGGTGATCCTCTTCAACCTCTGCGGCCATGGCCACTTTGATTTAGCTGGCTACCAGCGCTTCCTTACCGGGGAGCTGGAGGACTACGAATACTCGAAGGAGCTCATCGAGCGTGCTATTGCAGAGCTCCCAACAGTGCCCGAGCCTCTGTAA
- the ruvC gene encoding crossover junction endodeoxyribonuclease RuvC gives MRRPLRIIGIDPGSIRCGYGVIGWQDGRIWIVEQGVIATEQAEGLSAKLSLIFEQLQSILHKTKPDEAAVESSFYARNAQALVKLAQARGVVLLSLGLARIPVIEYTPSEVKQAITGRGNAAKGQVHYMVYRLLSDEDTGQKVEQSRFYDVSDALAVALCHVFRRYRVDSQRPRTWREFIEQFPDRVLTPLEVGAGRRS, from the coding sequence ATGCGTAGGCCGTTGCGGATCATTGGAATTGACCCAGGCAGCATCCGATGTGGCTATGGCGTTATCGGTTGGCAAGATGGACGGATATGGATAGTGGAGCAGGGCGTTATAGCAACGGAGCAAGCAGAAGGACTTTCAGCAAAGTTGAGCCTTATTTTCGAACAACTTCAATCAATTCTCCACAAAACGAAGCCAGATGAGGCGGCTGTAGAAAGTAGCTTTTATGCTCGGAATGCTCAAGCGCTAGTGAAATTGGCTCAAGCTCGCGGCGTTGTACTTCTGAGCCTGGGGTTAGCACGAATCCCAGTCATCGAGTATACTCCTAGCGAAGTCAAGCAGGCAATTACTGGACGTGGGAATGCAGCAAAGGGGCAGGTGCACTACATGGTGTACCGTCTGCTTAGTGACGAAGACACAGGGCAGAAAGTGGAGCAATCACGCTTCTATGATGTCTCCGACGCCTTGGCAGTAGCACTTTGCCATGTCTTTCGCCGCTACCGAGTCGACTCACAACGGCCCCGAACATGGCGGGAGTTCATCGAGCAGTTCCCCGATCGGGTCCTTACCCCACTTGAGGTGGGAGCGGGTCGTAGGTCGTGA
- a CDS encoding MBL fold metallo-hydrolase: MLQIGRFQIDVVETGRFGLDGGAMFGVVPKPLWEKAYHPADPMNRIPMAARALLIRWDSHAVLVDTGNGSKMSEKQRQIYAIDSSQYSLERSLSYLGLSPEDITAVILTHLHFDHAGGSTYYSPTGELLPTFPKARYYVQRDHLLAARHPTEKDRASFIPEDFEPLASLGLLELLEGEGELFPGIYLLLTHGHTRAMQLVLVSDEGRHLLYCADLCPTAAHIPYPYIMAYDNFPLTTLEEKKRILPRAYEEGWILCFEHDAFVQAGRLQVTPKGFALAEPLTITTYDPLPPQVG, translated from the coding sequence ATGCTACAGATTGGGCGCTTCCAGATAGACGTCGTAGAAACCGGCCGTTTCGGCCTGGACGGTGGAGCGATGTTCGGGGTTGTTCCCAAACCTCTGTGGGAAAAGGCCTACCACCCTGCCGATCCGATGAACCGCATCCCAATGGCAGCTAGGGCATTGCTGATTCGGTGGGACAGTCATGCTGTACTCGTTGATACCGGTAACGGCTCCAAGATGTCCGAGAAACAGCGGCAGATCTATGCGATTGACTCTTCCCAGTACTCCCTAGAACGCTCACTCTCTTACCTTGGGCTCTCGCCAGAAGATATTACCGCCGTGATTCTCACCCATCTCCACTTCGACCACGCTGGTGGCAGCACCTACTACTCTCCAACTGGCGAATTACTTCCAACCTTCCCTAAAGCTCGCTACTATGTCCAACGCGATCACTTGCTTGCGGCACGGCACCCTACAGAAAAGGATCGTGCCTCCTTCATCCCAGAAGACTTTGAACCACTGGCATCCCTTGGACTGCTAGAACTTCTCGAGGGCGAAGGAGAGCTCTTCCCCGGCATCTATCTCCTCCTCACCCATGGTCACACCCGCGCGATGCAGCTCGTGCTTGTCAGCGATGAAGGGCGGCATCTCCTCTACTGCGCAGACCTCTGCCCGACAGCAGCCCATATTCCCTACCCCTACATCATGGCATACGACAACTTCCCCCTGACAACGCTGGAAGAGAAAAAGCGCATACTACCTAGAGCCTACGAAGAGGGCTGGATCCTCTGCTTTGAGCACGACGCCTTCGTTCAAGCTGGCCGCCTGCAGGTAACCCCAAAAGGATTTGCACTCGCCGAGCCTCTCACGATCACGACCTACGACCCGCTCCCACCTCAAGTGGGGTAA